The Kordia sp. SMS9 genome window below encodes:
- a CDS encoding T9SS type A sorting domain-containing protein encodes MKTFNIFLLTSLVWTFSSFSSYTQYNPTIVANQVGNGLVSYQLSNIGQNTFVFTLFGDGTFSTLQNPTHVFAPNQNGYTTESYFARSYDPNVPPKRTAQTGPIGTYTNSTTISNTSVNMTGSVDVFTSWATAQNYENFYIIAFQNITSPMAVDGCLEFYYNHQEITVNPTGIKIYNNWVNNQQITSALGNYTSKIQWTFKDLQLNETRYVYIPAVTHATLGQDIHIDVRYNENCDKRPISSPHTFKSRKYPHDPNYKIVNKECTKERISIQQELIYTIGFFNDGEYFAEDVFVVDELDSALDASTAQLVDYEVKPNFSITDNALFFDFLNINLPGTNQIVPKMYTYDEAATYFSFKICTQKNLDECINNTASIVFDTQPVFYTNTSQICAISDCPNYTSCTDSSKKENASETALFEENESTQLKFSVFPNPTNDVLNVTVIFTGSTVKEFSLTLRDFSGKEIKTSYIENQNTSIFNKTIPLKNVVNGLYFLTLSTNQGNYTKKIIKN; translated from the coding sequence ATGAAAACTTTCAATATATTTCTACTAACGTCACTTGTATGGACGTTCTCTTCTTTTTCGTCATATACACAATACAATCCTACTATTGTTGCAAATCAGGTTGGCAACGGATTGGTTTCTTATCAATTGTCAAATATTGGACAAAACACCTTTGTGTTCACTTTATTTGGTGATGGTACTTTTAGTACGCTGCAAAACCCAACACATGTGTTTGCGCCCAATCAAAATGGATATACTACTGAGTCTTATTTTGCACGTTCGTATGATCCGAATGTACCGCCTAAAAGAACTGCACAAACTGGTCCTATTGGAACGTATACAAATTCAACTACAATATCCAATACGTCTGTAAATATGACAGGTTCTGTAGACGTTTTTACCAGTTGGGCAACGGCTCAAAACTATGAGAACTTTTATATTATTGCTTTTCAAAACATTACATCGCCAATGGCTGTAGATGGCTGTTTAGAATTTTATTACAATCACCAAGAGATTACGGTTAATCCTACAGGAATTAAAATTTACAACAATTGGGTAAACAACCAACAAATTACATCCGCTTTAGGAAATTATACCAGTAAAATTCAATGGACATTTAAAGATTTGCAACTTAATGAAACACGGTATGTATATATTCCTGCTGTAACCCACGCTACACTAGGGCAAGACATTCATATTGATGTACGATATAACGAAAATTGTGATAAAAGACCAATAAGCAGTCCACATACATTTAAGTCACGGAAATATCCACACGATCCAAATTATAAAATTGTCAATAAAGAATGTACAAAAGAGAGAATATCAATACAACAAGAATTGATATATACCATTGGTTTTTTTAACGATGGAGAATATTTTGCAGAAGATGTATTTGTTGTAGATGAACTTGATTCAGCTTTGGACGCAAGTACTGCACAGCTTGTTGACTATGAAGTAAAACCCAATTTTAGCATAACAGATAACGCATTATTTTTTGACTTTTTAAATATTAATTTGCCAGGTACCAATCAAATAGTTCCTAAAATGTATACCTATGATGAAGCTGCCACGTATTTTTCTTTTAAAATTTGCACACAAAAAAATCTTGATGAATGTATCAATAACACCGCCAGTATTGTGTTTGATACACAACCTGTATTTTATACCAACACTTCTCAAATTTGCGCCATATCCGATTGCCCTAATTATACGAGTTGTACTGATAGTTCTAAAAAGGAGAATGCCTCGGAAACAGCATTGTTTGAAGAAAACGAAAGTACACAACTCAAATTTTCAGTCTTTCCCAATCCTACAAACGATGTGCTAAATGTAACTGTCATCTTTACAGGATCAACCGTTAAAGAATTTAGCCTAACATTGCGTGACTTTTCTGGAAAAGAAATCAAAACCAGCTATATAGAAAATCAAAACACTTCTATTTTTAACAAAACAATTCCCCTAAAAAATGTGGTAAATGGATTGTATTTTTTAACTTTAAGTACAAATCAAGGAAATTACACAAAAAAAATAATCAAGAATTGA